From the Musa acuminata AAA Group cultivar baxijiao chromosome BXJ1-2, Cavendish_Baxijiao_AAA, whole genome shotgun sequence genome, one window contains:
- the LOC135599003 gene encoding probable diphthine methyl ester synthase, protein MLYIIGLGLGDERDITVRGLDAVRSCHKVYVEAYTSLLSFGLASDGLSRMEKLYGRDVVVADREMVEERADEILSEAVDSDVAFLVVGDPFGATTHTDLVVRAKKMGLKVKVIHNASVMNAIGACGLQLYHYGETISIPFFTDTWRPDSFYPKIQKNRQLGLHTLCLLDIRVKEPSLESLCRGRKCYEPPKYMSIHIAINQLLEVEETNGGSAYNAETKCVGIARLGNDDQMIVAGSMKELLDIDFGPPLHCLVIVGETHPVEEEMLEFYSIKS, encoded by the exons ATGCTGTACATCATCGGGTTGGGGCTGGGTGACGAGAGGGACATCACCGTCAGAGGTCTCGACGCCGTCCGCAGCTGCCACAAGGTCTACGTGGAGGCCTACACCTCCCTCCTCTCCTTTGGCCTCGCTTCCGATGGCCTCTCCAGAATG GAGAAACTGTACGGAAGGGACGTCGTGGTCGCCGACCGGGAGATGGTCGAGGAGCGGGCTGATGAGATCCTCTCCGAAGCTGTTGATTCTGATGTTGCCTTCTTGGTTGTTGGAGATCCTTTCGG AGCAACGACCCATACTGATCTGGTTGTCCGGGCAAAAAAGATGGGGCTGAAAGTTAAGGTGATACATAATGCATCAGTTATGAATGCGATTGGAGCTTGTGGTTTGCAACTTTACCACTATGGCGAGACAATTTCCATACCGTTCTTTACAGATACATGGAGACCAGATAGTTTCTATCCAAAGATTCAAAAAAATCGACAGCTTGGCTTGCATACACTCTGCCTGTTAG ATATACGAGTTAAGGAACCATCATTGGAGTCATTGTGCAG AGGACGGAAGTGTTACGAACCACCAAAATATATGAGTATCCACATTGCTATAAATCAACTCTTGGAGGTTGAAGAGACTAATGGAGGATCTG CTTACAATGCAGAGACAAAATGTGTAGGAATCGCTCGCCTTGGTAATGATGATCAGATGATAGTTGCAGGATCAATGAAAGAATTACTTGATATTGATTTTGGTCCACCACTTCACTGCCTTGTTATAGTAGGAGAGACTCACCCTGTGGAAGAGGAGATGCTAGAATTCTATTCAATCAAGTCATGA
- the LOC135598997 gene encoding magnesium-chelatase subunit ChlH, chloroplastic-like, with translation MAQPESHSTSQKDPPKCTTKAYRGRLPHPALELRNPSRPMRARAAAHAIRTHPPQFNRRGYSLAHSLVVPVADTRLGADHQRRHSDRPNSPPHNPLPPQSITSRAVPSSPCLLRWEGREHHQTIYIRPRLLPKGFHGSVRYSMSSLVTTPFSTLRNSAATRSDGLSSVVQKNVFLHSFLPRRKQLGHASRGRRSFGVSCAAVGNGLFTQTNPEVRRILPDSNPGLPRVKVVYVVLEAQYQSSLSAAVRSLNSSRQHASFEVVGYLVEELRDEETYQTFCKDLEDANIFIGSLIFVEELALKVKDAVEKQRDRMDAVLVFPSMPEVMRLNKLGTFSMSQLGQSKSPFFQLFKRKKQSAGFAESMLKLVRTLPKVLKYLPSDKAQDARLYILSLQFWLGGSPENLQNFLKMIAGSYVPALKGTKIEYADPVLFLDSGIWHPLAPAMYDDAKEYLNWYGTRRDANERLKDPNAPVIGLVLQRSHIVTGDDGHYVAVIMELEARGAKVIPIFAGGLDFSGPTERYLIDPITNKPFVNAVVSLTGFALVGGPARQDHPRAIEALRKLDVPYIVALPLVFQTTEEWLNSTLGLHPIQVALQVALPELDGGMEPIVFSGRDARTGKSHALHKRVEQLCTRAIRWAELKRKSKEEKRLAITVFSFPPDKGNVGTAAYLNVFSSIFSVLKGLKKDGYDVDGLPDTTEALIEDVIHDKEAKFSSPNLNIAHKMTVREYQALTPYASALEESWGKPPGNLNSDGEHLLVYGKQYGNVFIGVQPTFGYEGDPMRLLFSKSASPHHGFAAYYSFVEKIFQADAVLHFGTHGSLEFMPGKQVGMSDVCYPDSLIGNIPNIYYYAANNPSEATIAKRRSYANTISYLTPPAENAGLYKGLKQLAELISSYQSLKDTGRGPQIVSSIISTAKQCNLDKDVALPEEGEEISAKERDLVVGKVYSKIMEIESRLLPCGLHVIGEPPSAMEAVATLVNIAALDRPEDGIYSLPGILAETVGRNIEDVYRGSDKGILADVELLRQITEASRGAISAFVDRTTNKRGQVVDVAEKLTSVLGFGLVEPWMQYLSKTKFIRADREKLRTLFQFLGECLKLVVADNELASLKQALEGSYVEPGPGGDPIRNPKVLPTGKNIHALDPQAIPTAAALQSAKVVVDRLLERQKADNGGKYPETVALVLWGTDNIKTYGESLAQVLWMIGVRPVADTFGRVNRVEPVSLEELGRPRVDVVVNCSGVFRDLFINQMNLLDRAVKMVAELDEPEEQNYVRKHALQQASELGVPVREAATRVFSNASGSYSSNVNLAVENSSWNDEQQLQDMYLSRKSFAFDCDAPGAGMTEKRKAFEMALSTADATFQNLDSSEISLTDVSHYFDSDPTNLVQSLRKDGRKPSAYIADTTTANAQVRTLAETVRLDARTKLLNPKWYEGMMSSGYEGVREIEKRLTNTVGWSATSGQVDNWVYEEANTTFINDEEMRRRLMETNPNSFRKLVQTFLEASGRGYWETSEDNIERLRQLYSEIEDKIEGIER, from the exons ATGGCGCAACCAGAGTCACACAGCACATCCCAAAAAGATCCACCCAAGTGTACGACGAAAGCTTATCGTGGTCGCCTCCCTCATCCCGCGCTGGAACTGCGAAATCCATCCCGGCCAATGAGAGCCCGAGCCGCGGCACACGCAATCCGAACGCACCCCCCACAATTCAATCGGCGCGGATACTCGCTTGCCCACTCCCTCGTTGTTCCTGTCGCGGACACGCGTCTCGGAGCCGACCACCAGAGGCGCCACAGCGACCGCCCCAATTCTCCTCCACATAACCCACTCCCGCCGCAGAGTATAACGTCGCGGGCGGTCCCTTCGTCTCCCTGCTTGCTTCGGTGGGAAGGCAGAGAACACCACCAGACCATCTACATCCGTCCTCGCCTGCTACCCAAAGGGTTTCACGGATCAGTTCGCTACTCGATGTCGTCCCTGGTGACAACCCCCTTCTCCACCCTACGCAATTCAGCAGCAACGAGATCGGACGGCCTCTCCTCGGTCGTCCAGAAGAATGTCTTCCTCCACTCCTTCCTTCCCAGGAGGAAGCAGCTCGGCCACGCCTCCCGCGGCCGGCGGAGCTTCGGAGTGAGCTGCGCCGCCGTCGGCAACGGCCTCTTCACCCAGACGAACCCCGAGGTCCGCCGCATCCTCCCGGACTCCAACCCGGGCCTCCCCAGGGTGAAGGTCGTCTACGTTGTCCTGGAGGCCCAGTACCAGTCGTCGCTGTCGGCCGCCGTCAGGTCCCTCAACAGCAGCCGCCAACACGCGTCGTTCGAGGTGGTGGGTTACCTGGTGGAGGAGTTGCGGGATGAGGAGACCTACCAGACCTTCTGCAAGGACCTCGAGGACGCCAACATCTTCATCGGCTCGCTCATCTTCGTGGAGGAGCTGGCGCTGAAGGTGAAGGACGCGGTGGAGAAGCAGAGGGATCGGATGGACGCCGTCCTCGTCTTCCCCTCCATGCCGGAGGTCATGCGGCTGAACAAGCTGGGCACCTTCAGCATGTCGCAGCTGGGCCAGTCGAAGAGCCCCTTCTTCCAGCTCTTCAAGAGAAAGAAGCAGTCCGCCGGGTTCGCGGAGAGCATGCTCAAGCTGGTCCGGACGCTGCCCAAGGTTCTCAAGTACTTGCCGAGCGACAAGGCTCAGGATGCCCGGCTTTACATTCTCAGTCTGCAGTTCTGGCTCGGAGGATCGCCGGAAAATCTCCAGAATTTCCTCAAGATGATCGCCGGCTCGTACGTGCCGGCGCTTAAGGGCACCAAGATCGAGTACGCCGATCCCGTCCTCTTCTTGGACAGTGGCATATGGCACCCGCTGGCTCCGGCAATGTACGACGACGCGAAGGAGTACTTGAACTGGTACGGGACAAGAAGAGACGCCAACGAGAGGCTCAAGGACCCCAACGCGCCAGTGATTGGGCTGGTCCTTCAGAGGAGTCACATCGTCACCGGCGACGACGGGCACTACGTGGCGGTGATCATGGAGCTGGAGGCCAGAGGTGCTAAAGTGATACCAATCTTCGCCGGCGGGCTGGATTTCTCAGGGCCCACGGAGAGGTACCTGATCGACCCGATCACCAACAAGCCGTTCGTCAACGCCGTGGTGTCCCTGACCGGGTTCGCCCTCGTGGGAGGCCCGGCGAGGCAAGACCATCCGAGGGCCATCGAGGCACTGAGGAAGCTCGATGTCCCGTACATTGTGGCGCTTCCCCTGGTGTTCCAGACCACCGAAGAGTGGCTCAACAGCACCCTGGGTCTGCACCCGATTCAGGTGGCGCTGCAGGTGGCCCTCCCGGAGCTCGACGGTGGCATGGAACCCATCGTCTTCTCAGGCCGGGATGCAAGAACAG GGAAGTCGCATGCGTTGCATAAGAGGGTGGAGCAGCTGTGTACAAGGGCCATCAGGTGGGCTGAGCTAAAGAGGAAATCTAAG GAGGAGAAGAGACTGGCAATTACTGTTTTCAGCTTCCCACCAGACAAGGGCAACGTTGGGACAGCAGCATATCTCAATGTCTTCTCCTCCATCTTCTCTGTGCTCAAGGGACTCAAGAAAGATGGTTACGATGTCGATGGCCTACCTGATACAACTGAAGCCTTGATCGAAGATGTCATCCATGACAAGGAGGCCAAGTTCAGCAGCCCCAACCTTAACATCGCTCACAAGATGACCGTGCGAGAATACCAAGCCCTCACCCCCTACGCCTCCGCCTTGGAGGAGAGCTGGGGGAAGCCCCCTGGCAATCTCAATTctgatggcgagcatctcctggtCTATGGCAAGCAGTACGGCAACGTCTTCATCGGGGTGCAGCCGACGTTTGGTTACGAGGGCGACCCCATGCGCCTCCTCTTCTCCAAGTCCGCCAGCCCTCACCATGGCTTCGCAGCCTACTATTCCTTCGTGGAGAAGATCTTCCAGGCGGATGCTGTTCTCCACTTCGGCACTCATGGTTCCCTCGAGTTCATGCCCGGGAAGCAAGTCGGCATGAGCGACGTGTGCTACCCCGACAGCCTCATCGGCAACATCCCTAACATCTACTACTATGCGGCTAACAACCCATCCGAGGCCACCATCGCCAAGCGTCGAAGCTATGCCAACACCATCAGCTACCTGACACCACCTGCGGAGAACGCCGGGCTCTACAAGGGGCTCAAACAGCTCGCGGAGCTCATCTCGTCCTACCAGTCCCTCAAGGACACCGGGCGCGGCCCTCAGATCGTGAGCTCCATAATCAGCaccgccaagcagtgcaaccttgACAAGGATGTGGCTCtgccggaagaaggggaggagatcTCCGCCAAAGAGAGGGACCTCGTGGTGGGCAAGGTGTACTCCAAGATCATGGAGATAGAATCTCGATTGCTGCCATGCGGGCTCCACGTGATCGGTGAGCCTCCCTCGGCCATGGAGGCGGTGGCCACACTGGTGAACATCGCAGCGCTCGACCGCCCCGAGGATGGCATATACTCGCTGCCCGGCATACTGGCGGAGACCGTGGGGAGGAACATCGAGGACGTCTACAGAGGAAGCGACAAAGGGATACTGGCCGATGTGGAGCTCCTCCGGCAGATAACAGAGGCGTCGCGCGGCGCGATCTCGGCCTTCGTGGACCGGACGACGAACAAGAGAGGGCAAGTGGTGGACGTGGCCGAGAAGCTGACGTCGGTGCTCGGCTTCGGGCTGGTGGAGCCGTGGATGCAGTACCTGTCCAAGACCAAGTTCATAAGAGCGGACAGGGAGAAGCTTCGGACCCTGTTCCAGTTCTTGGGGGAGTGCTTGAAGCTTGTCGTGGCCGACAACGAGTTGGCGAGCTTGAAGCAAGCTCTCGAAGGCAGCTACGTCGAACCTGGGCCTGGCGGCGACCCCATCAGGAACCCGAAGGTGCTGCCGACCGGAAAGAACATCCATGCTCTGGACCCGCAGGCCATCCCGACGGCCGCAGCCTTGCAGAGCGCCAAGGTGGTGGTGGACCGGCTGCTGGAGAGGCAGAAGGCGGACAACGGGGGGAAGTACCCCGAGACCGTGGCGCTTGTGCTGTGGGGCACGGATAACATCAAGACTTACGGGGAGTCGCTGGCTCAAGTGCTCTGGATGATCGGTGTGAGGCCGGTCGCCGACACCTTCGGCCGCGTGAACCGCGTGGAGCCAGTCAGCCTGGAGGAGCTTGGCAGGCCGAGGGTGGACGTCGTCGTCAATTGCTCCGGCGTCTTCCGTGACCTCTTCATCAACCAG ATGAATCTCCTGGACCGGGCGGTGAAGATGGTGGCGGAGTTGGACGAGCCAGAGGAACAGAACTACGTCAGGAAGCACGCGCTGCAGCAAGCTTCGGAGCTGGGCGTGCCGGTGCGGGAGGCGGCCACCAGGGTCTTCTCCAACGCCTCCGGGTCCTACTCCTCCAACGTCAACCTGGCGGTGGAGAACTCATCGTGGAACGACGAGCAGCAGCTGCAGGACATGTACCTGAGCCGCAAGTCCTTCGCGTTCGACTGCGACGCGCCGGGCGCGGGCATGACGGAGAAGCGCAAGGCGTTCGAGATGGCACTGAGCACGGCGGACGCCACCTTCCAGAACCTGGACTCCTCCGAGATCTCGCTCACGGACGTGAGCCACTACTTCGACTCGGACCCCACGAACCTGGTGCAGTCGCTGCGCAAGGACGGGAGGAAGCCCAGCGCATACATCGCGGACACCACGACGGCGAATGCGCAGGTGCGGACGCTGGCGGAGACGGTGCGCCTGGACGCGCGGACGAAGCTGCTCAACCCCAAGTGGTACGAGGGGATGATGTCGAGCGGGTACGAGGGGGTGCGGGAGATCGAGAAGCGGCTGACGAACACGGTGGGGTGGAGCGCCACCTCAGGGCAGGTGGACAACTGGGTGTACGAGGAGGCCAACACCACCTTCATAAACGACGAGGAGATGCGGCGCCGGCTCATGGAGACCAACCCCAACTCCTTCCGCAAGCTGGTGCAGACATTCCTAGAGGCCAGCGGCCGCGGCTACTGGGAGACATCGGAAGACAACATCGAGCGCTTGCGGCAGCTGTACTCGGAGATTGAGGACAAGATCGAAGGCATCGAGCGGTGA
- the LOC135599000 gene encoding phytochromobilin:ferredoxin oxidoreductase, chloroplastic-like isoform X2, translating into MDLSTFSYQKFVNFALQETKLRTALAPLPSHEKFRLLRSKDNNTVLRTLSFCAPKIRLVRSLTVEGNRAMQVLDFAVFPEPEFDLPIFCANFFTNASLNIVVLDLNPLYDVTIHTDYKEKYYRKLLPLGKKYFELLPWGGNITGESLRFFSPIVIWTRFTSSQFKHDVLYSAFMDYFKAWLALMDEAVKETSACHIHRNREAQHKYLTWRAEKDPGHPILKKLVGENLAKELVWRFLFDGVDSLGAKTFLDYFPEYKCDSGTINQKRSVMGKSYETRPWDLNGEFVGTTVR; encoded by the exons ATGGATCTCTCTACCTTTTCTTATCAGAAGTTCGTAAATTTCGCGCTCCAGGAGACCAAGCTTCGCACCGCTCTCGCTCCTCTGCCATCCCAC GAAAAGTTCAGATTACTAAGGTCCAAAGACAACAATACTGTACTTCGTACACTTTCATTCTGTgcccccaaaattagacttgttcgAAGTTTGACAGTTGAAGGGAATCGTGCAATGCAG GTTCTTGATTTTGCTGTGTTCCCTGAGCCAGAATTTGATCTTCCTATATTTTGCGCTAATTTTTTTACCAATGCTAGCTTGAACATCGTCGTCTT GGATCTTAACCCTCTCTATGATGTCACCATCCATACAGACTACAAGGAGAAGTATTATAGAAAGTTACTGCCTCTTGGCAAGAAATACTTTGAG CTTCTGCCATGGGGAGGCAATATTACAGGCGAATCTTTGAGATTTTTCTCACCAATTGTGATATGGACAAGATTCACTTCAAGCCAATTCAAGCACGATGTTCTATATTCTGCATTCATGGATTACTTTAAG GCATGGCTTGCATTGATGGATGAAGCAGTTAAAGAGACATCTGCTTGTCATATTCATCGGAATCGTGAAGCACAGCATAAGTATCTTACGTGGAGAGCTGAAAAG GACCCTGGACACCCAATATTGAAGAAGTTGGTCGGAGAAAATCTTGCAAAG GAGCTGGTGTGGCGTTTTCTTTTCGACGGAGTCGATTCACTCGGAGCAAAGACATTCTTGGACTACTTCCCTGAATATAAATGTGACAGCGGGACAATAAATCAGAAGCGCAGTGTGATGGGAAAGTCCTACGAGACACGCCCATGGGATCTGAATGGAGAATTCGTTG GGACGACTGTCCGATGA
- the LOC135599000 gene encoding phytochromobilin:ferredoxin oxidoreductase, chloroplastic-like isoform X1 has product MDLSTFSYQKFVNFALQETKLRTALAPLPSHEKFRLLRSKDNNTVLRTLSFCAPKIRLVRSLTVEGNRAMQVLDFAVFPEPEFDLPIFCANFFTNASLNIVVLDLNPLYDVTIHTDYKEKYYRKLLPLGKKYFELLPWGGNITGESLRFFSPIVIWTRFTSSQFKHDVLYSAFMDYFKAWLALMDEAVKETSACHIHRNREAQHKYLTWRAEKDPGHPILKKLVGENLAKELVWRFLFDGVDSLGAKTFLDYFPEYKCDSGTINQKRSVMGKSYETRPWDLNGEFVDGRPST; this is encoded by the exons ATGGATCTCTCTACCTTTTCTTATCAGAAGTTCGTAAATTTCGCGCTCCAGGAGACCAAGCTTCGCACCGCTCTCGCTCCTCTGCCATCCCAC GAAAAGTTCAGATTACTAAGGTCCAAAGACAACAATACTGTACTTCGTACACTTTCATTCTGTgcccccaaaattagacttgttcgAAGTTTGACAGTTGAAGGGAATCGTGCAATGCAG GTTCTTGATTTTGCTGTGTTCCCTGAGCCAGAATTTGATCTTCCTATATTTTGCGCTAATTTTTTTACCAATGCTAGCTTGAACATCGTCGTCTT GGATCTTAACCCTCTCTATGATGTCACCATCCATACAGACTACAAGGAGAAGTATTATAGAAAGTTACTGCCTCTTGGCAAGAAATACTTTGAG CTTCTGCCATGGGGAGGCAATATTACAGGCGAATCTTTGAGATTTTTCTCACCAATTGTGATATGGACAAGATTCACTTCAAGCCAATTCAAGCACGATGTTCTATATTCTGCATTCATGGATTACTTTAAG GCATGGCTTGCATTGATGGATGAAGCAGTTAAAGAGACATCTGCTTGTCATATTCATCGGAATCGTGAAGCACAGCATAAGTATCTTACGTGGAGAGCTGAAAAG GACCCTGGACACCCAATATTGAAGAAGTTGGTCGGAGAAAATCTTGCAAAG GAGCTGGTGTGGCGTTTTCTTTTCGACGGAGTCGATTCACTCGGAGCAAAGACATTCTTGGACTACTTCCCTGAATATAAATGTGACAGCGGGACAATAAATCAGAAGCGCAGTGTGATGGGAAAGTCCTACGAGACACGCCCATGGGATCTGAATGGAGAATTCGTTG ATGGGAGACCATCTACTTGA
- the LOC135599010 gene encoding annexin D3-like isoform X2 — translation MSDSCCCHGHCCGLDVTRLHLVLQRLNPLTCLYRLADGQGEGGGMGTITVPASLPSPEDDGHKLRKAFRGWGTDEKAIIDILGHRTAAQRSAIAAAYASLYGESLLDRLHSELSGDFRNAVMLWTMDPAERDAKLVNKALKRKGERHLWVIIEVACASSPDHLIAVRQAYCSLFASSIEEDVAHKITPTEPLGLLLVRLLTSYRYPEEHVAVELAKHEAAQLFDAVQKKQLHQDEVIRVLSTRNKSQLKETFEQYTEGYGRHIEEDIEGADRSQFASMLKAAIWCIASPEKHFAEVVRRSVVGLGTDEDSLTRAVVSRAEIDMKKVKEEYKKRYNTTLIYDVVDDTSGDYMRFLLTLIGPADA, via the exons ATGTCCGACAGCTGCTGCTGCCACGGCCATTGCTGCGGCCTCGACGTCACACGATTGCATCTCGTCCTCCAGAGGCTCAACCCCCTCACTTGTTTATATAGGCTCGCGGACGGACAGGGAGAGGGAGGAGGGATGGGCACCATCACTGTCCCAGCTTCTCTTCCTTCCCCGGAAGATGACGGCCACAAGCTGCGGAAGGCCTTCCGAG GGTGGGGGACGGACGAGAAGGCAATCATAGACATCCTGGGTCACCGCACTGCGGCGCAGCGGTCGGCCATCGCCGCCGCTTACGCCAGCCTTTACGGCGAGTCGCTGCTCGATCGCCTCCACTCCGAGCTCTCCGGTGACTTCAGG AACGCAGTGATGCTATGGACCATGGACCCTGCAGAGAGAGATGCCAAATTAGTGAACAAGGCACTGAAGAGGAAGGGCGAGAGGCATCTCTGGGTGATCATAGAGGTCGCCTGTGCCTCATCCCCGGACCATCTGATCGCTGTTAGGCAGGCATATTGCTCTCTCTTCGCTTCCTCCATCGAAGAAGATGTGGCTCACAAGATTACCCCAACGGAACCCCTCGGACTG CTGTTGGTGCGTCTGCTTACCTCTTACCGGTATCCCGAGGAGCACGTCGCCGTCGAACTGGCAAAGCATGAGGCAGCTCAGCTCTTCGATGCGGTCCAAAAGAAGCAGTTGCATCAGGACGAAGTCATCCGCGTACTCAGCACGAGGAACAAATCGCAGTTGAAGGAAACCTTCGAGCAGTACACCGAAGGTTATGGAAGACACATCGAAGAG GACATCGAGGGCGCTGATCGAAGTCAGTTCGCGTCGATGCTGAAGGCTGCCATTTGGTGCATAGCGTCCCCGGAGAAACACTTTGCAGAG GTGGTGAGGAGATCGGTGGTGGGACTCGGAACGGACGAGGACTCGCTGACGAGAGCCGTGGTGAGTCGGGCAGAAATCGACATGAAGAAGGTGAAGGAGGAATACAAGAAGAGATACAACACCACGCTCATTTATGATGTAGTGGACGACACCTCGGGGGACTACATGAGGTTCCTGCTGACCTTGATCGGCCCTGCGGATGCATGA
- the LOC135599010 gene encoding annexin D3-like isoform X1: MSDSCCCHGHCCGLDVTRLHLVLQRLNPLTCLYRLADGQGEGGGMGTITVPASLPSPEDDGHKLRKAFRGWGTDEKAIIDILGHRTAAQRSAIAAAYASLYGESLLDRLHSELSGDFRNAVMLWTMDPAERDAKLVNKALKRKGERHLWVIIEVACASSPDHLIAVRQAYCSLFASSIEEDVAHKITPTEPLGLVMLLDIIIIGIGSSSSNLSFLQLLVRLLTSYRYPEEHVAVELAKHEAAQLFDAVQKKQLHQDEVIRVLSTRNKSQLKETFEQYTEGYGRHIEEDIEGADRSQFASMLKAAIWCIASPEKHFAEVVRRSVVGLGTDEDSLTRAVVSRAEIDMKKVKEEYKKRYNTTLIYDVVDDTSGDYMRFLLTLIGPADA; encoded by the exons ATGTCCGACAGCTGCTGCTGCCACGGCCATTGCTGCGGCCTCGACGTCACACGATTGCATCTCGTCCTCCAGAGGCTCAACCCCCTCACTTGTTTATATAGGCTCGCGGACGGACAGGGAGAGGGAGGAGGGATGGGCACCATCACTGTCCCAGCTTCTCTTCCTTCCCCGGAAGATGACGGCCACAAGCTGCGGAAGGCCTTCCGAG GGTGGGGGACGGACGAGAAGGCAATCATAGACATCCTGGGTCACCGCACTGCGGCGCAGCGGTCGGCCATCGCCGCCGCTTACGCCAGCCTTTACGGCGAGTCGCTGCTCGATCGCCTCCACTCCGAGCTCTCCGGTGACTTCAGG AACGCAGTGATGCTATGGACCATGGACCCTGCAGAGAGAGATGCCAAATTAGTGAACAAGGCACTGAAGAGGAAGGGCGAGAGGCATCTCTGGGTGATCATAGAGGTCGCCTGTGCCTCATCCCCGGACCATCTGATCGCTGTTAGGCAGGCATATTGCTCTCTCTTCGCTTCCTCCATCGAAGAAGATGTGGCTCACAAGATTACCCCAACGGAACCCCTCGGACTGGTAATGCTCCTCGACATCATCATCATCGGTATCGGAAGCAGCAGCAGTAATCTTTCATTCCTGCAGCTGTTGGTGCGTCTGCTTACCTCTTACCGGTATCCCGAGGAGCACGTCGCCGTCGAACTGGCAAAGCATGAGGCAGCTCAGCTCTTCGATGCGGTCCAAAAGAAGCAGTTGCATCAGGACGAAGTCATCCGCGTACTCAGCACGAGGAACAAATCGCAGTTGAAGGAAACCTTCGAGCAGTACACCGAAGGTTATGGAAGACACATCGAAGAG GACATCGAGGGCGCTGATCGAAGTCAGTTCGCGTCGATGCTGAAGGCTGCCATTTGGTGCATAGCGTCCCCGGAGAAACACTTTGCAGAG GTGGTGAGGAGATCGGTGGTGGGACTCGGAACGGACGAGGACTCGCTGACGAGAGCCGTGGTGAGTCGGGCAGAAATCGACATGAAGAAGGTGAAGGAGGAATACAAGAAGAGATACAACACCACGCTCATTTATGATGTAGTGGACGACACCTCGGGGGACTACATGAGGTTCCTGCTGACCTTGATCGGCCCTGCGGATGCATGA
- the LOC103976146 gene encoding uncharacterized protein LOC103976146, with protein MARATKGSLTVAVAICARVRGGAAPSPTSLSSCRNLHSSGRKDDSRRQEYSTGAAAAVEVEGGIPGGLRRLPGRQGWDLAGAIEYLEYRRSLYGEITHKALLVDAVGTLVAPSQPMAQIYRQIGEKYGVKYSENEILNRYRWAYEQPWGRSRLRYVDDGRPFWQHIVSSSTGCSNLEYFEELYKYYTTEKAWHICDPDAGNAFRALRKAGVKTAIVSNFDTRLRPLLQALKCDHWFDAVAVSAEVAAEKPNPTIFLKACELLGVKPEEAVHVGDDRRNDIWGARDAGCDAWLWGSDVHSFNEVAQRIGIQV; from the exons ATGGCTAGGGCTACCAAGGGTTCCCTCACGGTGGCGGTCGCAATTTGCGCGAGGGTTCGAGGCGGAGCCGCACCCTCGCCCACTTCCTTATCTTCATGCCGGAATCTCCACTCCTCTGGGCGCAAGGACGATAGCCGCCGCCAGGAATACTCCACGGGTGCGGCCGCGGCGGTGGAGGTGGAGGGCGGGATCCCAGGCGGTCTGAGACGGTTACCCGGCCGCCAAGGCTGGGATTTGGCCGGAGCAATCGAGTACCTCGAGTACCGGAGGTCCTTGTACGGGGAGATCACGCATAAGGCCCTTCTCGTGGACGCCGTCGGCACCCTCGTTGCTCCCTCCCAGCCCATGGCTCAG ATATACAGACAGATCGGGGAGAAATACGGGGTGAAGTATTCTGAAAATGAGATACTGAATCGGTATCGATGGGCCTATGAGCAACCCTGGGGCAGATCAAGGCTGAG GTATGTGGATGATGGGAGGCCTTTTTGGCAACACATAGTTAGCTCTTCTACAGGCTGTTCTAATTTGGAGTACTTTGAAGAACTCTATAAATATTATACAACTGAGAAG GCTTGGCATATCTGTGACCCTGATGCTGGAAATGCTTTCAGAGCTTTAAGAAAGGCTGGAGTGAAAACAGCTATAGTCTCAAACTTTGATACCCGCTTACGGCCTCTTTTGCAggctttgaagtgtgatcattggTTCGATGCTGTTGCAGTGTCTGCTGAG GTAGCAGCTGAGAAGCCAAACCCGACTATCTTTCTTAAAGCATGTGAGTTGCTGGGTGTAAAACCCGAGGAAGCAGTTCATGTGGGTGATGATCGCAGGAACGACATATGGGGAGCTAGGGATGCAGGCTGTGATGCATGGTTATGGGGCAGTGATGTTCACTCTTTCAATGAG GTTGCTCAAAGAATCGGCATTCAAGTTTAA